CACCTCTTCCCATTGGAACACACCCAGTCTCACCTCTTCCCATTGGAACACACCCAGTCTCACCTCTTCCCATTGGAACACACCCAGTCTCACCTCTTCCCATTGGAACACACCCAGTCTCACCTCTTCCCATTGGAACACACCCAGTCTCACCTCTTCCCATTGGAACACACCCAGTCTCACCTCCTCCATGGGTCTCAGCAGCAGCCTGGAAGCATCTTTCAGACAACAGACAGAACTAGTCACAACACTGCAACCAGGTGGGTCTTCTTACGCATTCTACAATACATCGTCATTTGTCTTATTTTACTGTTAGTTACCCGTGTTGTTCATTAGTAGGACATGTGATTAATTCATGTTTAATTTCCATAATCCATAAACGTGAGTTGAGGTTTTTATTGAAACAGGCTCTTAATAGATTACTGTAAAATAGATGTATATACCTATTTACCCTACAGGAtattcacaaaaaataaaatagttgaGGAATTGTAACGTACAATTTACTgaagtaaaataaacattttgtatcACTTGGAAAGGTTTTGGCTGGCTTCCCATAGATGTAGGGATGGGCAGTAAGCTCCTTACATATCATTAATATGTTGTGTGCTGTGGTCTCCCATCATTAACAGTTTGGCGTGTTGGTAATCCTGGGCTGCAGAATGGCTTTAAGTCTAGGGGTAAATATAGATATGTAAATCTCCCATACTGTACACCTGAGGTGACTAGATAAGCTGGAAGTATTTGTAATCCAACATGCTGAAGGATACTGTGGATGTGTGAAAGTGTAACCTCAACAATAAGCTGTTGCTCTcataatatgtcttcaaatatGCCAAGTAGGGCAGGTGTCTATTTGGGCATGATCCAAAGTCTTCAAACTCCAAGTCTGTCTCATTCAAGGtttcaaatctgtctaaataatggaattacagaaatgttattACCCAAAACGTCCTGACACGGTTCTGAAAATTTCAATTTTCTAAATTGTTAGTAGCTAATAAagtacaccctgtcattttgAGCTGAAGGCAGACGTTGACTGTCAAAAAGTGTAAGGGAGGTCCTTGGGCAGATTTCACATTGGCAATGAAAAGCTGATTACTCTTCCCTCTGGTCAGCAGAACTCTATGCTCAGGTCAGCTGTATCTATACAGCCTTTGTGTCACCTAGTAACACAAATGTCAGatgaagtaaaacaaaatgcaccATAAAGTTTTTACAATATCCTTCAAGTTCAAACTTATCTTTTAATGTCATGGTTCGATGTTACATCACATCAGATTCACAAATATTTACTTGATAGTGATCacttcattttatttgaatccaCGGCTTTTATTCAACATTGACTGCGCATATCTTTCGATTGCTTACAGTCCAATTTCTGTTGGCATTACTTGAAAACTCTGATACTGTTACGATATCAGAAGGTTCTCTACACAACCCCATTCAATGCGTTGGTCCAAGTCTCAGCTCTCTTGTCACAATGCATAATAGCAACACTGTGTGGTAGGTCAGGAGCATTTGAGCTCAGTCGTGGCTGTTGGCTAGCGATGCCTTTCTCCTGCATTTTGTGAACTAGTGAAAACATCCAGATTGAGGAAGCTGAGTGATTGCTGAAATGAGCGAGATGGAAACATCTTGATCTTCCAACTACACAGCACTTGGTAGGGAGTTGTTACAACAATGCACAGATCTGAAACAGAAATAGAATTGAAGGtatgatatacatatataatatatatacagctccggaaacatttaagagaccactgcacctttttctttccttcccaaaaaagtcgaaaaggaaggttttgagtgaggaacagaagggttaaaatgaagagaccactgcaaattcaacacttctgttcctcactcaaaactttccttttcaactttattttggaaaggaaagaaaaagtgcagtggtctctttattttttccagagctgtatatactgaACATATGTATTATGTAGTCCTAATGATGTATGTTTTTCATGCCTGTAATTGCTAAatcatcaatatatttttcagattGTGAGACTTGGAACTAAAGGAATCAGTCAAAGGAGAAAGGTAACAGTAAAAAGTATAAAGTTTAAGTGAAGTTATACCCCTTCACTATGGCAACAGATCCTCGGGCCAGTCCCAAGAGTCCGGTCTCCCAGGACAACGGTCTGTGGATGGATGCTGGCTGTAAATTAGCAGAGGACACAGATAGGGCCAAGGGACACTCCTCCTTTTCTGAGGAAAAGTCCCATGAGGTCCGGCAGGATGTCATACCGCCCCCGTGTGTCACTACAAGCAACCCCAATGGGATGGAGGAAGACGATGAAGTCTTCATCCTTCCGCCACCATGCACAGACCCCTTTTGTCCAGGTGAGGGCGGTACTACACAGACCAACATAAATGTCTCAGTTGAGGCCAACAGCGTCATAGAGGCTAAAGAAAATCCCAGGAGCTTAGATGGAGTCCATGCTGAGCAGCTCCAGTCTCCAGTCGTGGATAAGACGACAGTAACAGCGGAAGAAGAGCAGATCACTGGACCGAAGAGCAGAGGATCTATGGACATCCCAGTGCTAACTGAAGAACCGGGCCCTGCGTCGGTAACAGAAGTGGACCGATGGAAGGAAGCGGGTGCCCGTAGTCCCGGGCCGTCACATCGCAACGTGGACCTCGGTATTCAGGAAGACACAGATTCCACCCCAGACTCTGAGCCAGAGCGCTTCCTTGGCGACGATGAAGCGACCGTCACGGCGCCAGGGCGCACAGACGAGAGCAGCGGTGACGCCGAAAGCATGGACGATGACACACTGCTGAACTGCGTGGCCAGGGAGCATTGGGTCAGGAGGGACAGTGCTGGCGCTGATGGACAGCCTCGGCTTTCTATTTCAAGAGGCTTATCCGGGGAACAGATGACTGCGCCCTGGCCTCAGTCGCCTGCCTCTGAAGGGCAGGAGCAGGAGGACGTTGACAACCTGACAGTGGCTGAAGATATCCAGCAGGGGGAGAAGCTGCTGCTTCGCCTACACCTAGTGCAGCAGCGACACGACGGACACGCAGCTCAGGAGCCTCCGCCCTCGTACCAGGCAGCCACGAAGACAGGCAGTCAAGACACAGGCTGCCAGGAGGTCGAGTTAATTGAGGGCGTGacggaggagaaagaagagcagggagggagggaggaaaccCGCGGAGAAAGAGAGCTGGGCGAGAGCGTACAACTCCAAACCATCCTGGTAGAAGAGGCCGCAACGTTATTTAGTGAGATCCAAACGTGTCCTCTTGCCCAGCtcaggaaagagagggaatgcACTGACGATGACCAGAGTGACAGCGGGGTGTCCACTGACTTTGGCCCTGTCGGCAATCATGACATCCACACCAGCACAACTCCAATTATTAACAGCAGGGCTCCCCCGCCACAGAACGAGAGGGACATCCCGTCAGCTGTTGAAAGGAGGCCAAGCCTGCAGAGGTCTATGGACGTGGCAAACACCCAGGAGGGTCCCGAAGTGCTGGACATTGCACTAATGAAGACTTCCCTGCTGGGTAAGACACTGTCCTCCAAGACAGCTGGCCAAGGGCCTGGGCGGGGCACTGACTGGCAGTTCTCCAAAAAAAAGATGCAGAAGGAGATCAGCCAGGAGATCCAGAGGGAGCTTGTGTTGGTGAACTTGGGGAAGATCCCCGGGGTCTACAGCAAGGGAACTGTACGCCAGATGAGGGAGAGGAAGCTGCTGTTCGAGGCCTTCCAGCAGGGCAACGCAGAAGGAGCTGCCAAGCACAGTAGACCCCCCTCCACGGCAGGTCTAGGGAAAGGCCATGTCTTTCCCTCTGTGCTGGAAAGAACACGCAGCTTGGAGCTCGTCTCTCTCAAAGCTTGTTCTCTCTCAAGAACCCACTCCCACCAGCTGTTTGACATAAAGGCAATGCAGGGCGGCTCAGGCCAAACCCTGACCGTAGAGAGCCAGCATGCAGGTACAGGAACAGAGCAGCATTTGGTTATTCTGGAGAGTGACGACACAGTTGTAGCCCACTATCCCAACAAAGACAGCAGAGCCCAGCGCCTATGCAGAAGCCTAGAGTGCCTAAGTGTAGGGGGAAACACCTTCAGTGAGGAGGCAGCCACGGATGAGATGAGTGGAGCAGGACCCAGGGATCAGGGCTCAGCCATCCTCCGGGAGAACCCTTTCTATAAGCTGCGTCCCTCACTGGCCATGAAACCAGAAGTAGAGAAGGACATCCGGGAGgccagaaagagggaggaggagctACGTAGGCAGAGATGCAGTCTATATGGTGTTGCAGGGGCAAGTGGAGGGAGACAAGACAGCTCGGATGACCTCACCCTAGACTCCTCCGCCAAACTCACTCCATCCACTTCCTCACTGACAACATCAGGTCAGCGGATATGTCCATTTCACACACATTCTTTACCCTTGATTTAAAGCAAGGTGTATTTGTTTGCGTGTTCCTATTCTTGTATCATAGCGAGGACTGAAGTGTTAGAACATTTTGAGGACAGTTGTCACTTTGACCTTCAAGCTTAATCTGATTGGGGTTATGATTAGTGATAGGGTTAAGTTAAAGCATTAAGGTTCAGGAGTAAGGGTTATTTATGTTTAAGCATAAATATTAGGTTAATGAGGTTGATGTTATGATTAAGGTTAGTTTtgggtttatttaaaaaaatctattatgGCACTAAATTGCCAATCCTCACTTTGATATTAAAATCAgcattgtgtgagtgtgtgtgcgcctcaTCCATTACACACTACGTACTCATCCCAGCCCAGGCACTTTAATGTCTGTCTCTTTGCATTAGTATCAGATCATGGGCACAGTCTTGTCGACAACTTAGTGTCATCCTTGTCACCAACGGTTAGGGCAAGATCACTCTGACTTTGCTGGGTGATGTAACCAAGGAAGCTGCCACACTACTTCTCCCCTGGCCAGGGAGGTTCAGCTGAAGGGTCTTCTGGGCGAGGATTTGCACGTTTGAGATTGTCTTTGGCTGTTGTCTTTGAGGCAGATGTTTTCAGGACTCTGTGAGGACAGCTCAGACACAGCTTATAACTGCAGTTAACTGTAGGATCATATGAGTGTTCGTAATTCTAACATCTATATAGATAAAAGACTTGTGGGCATTGTGATGTTCATCTATACTAAATGGCTGTTAAtgtgaataataaaatgtacgTGAATATTTATGTGGATTACACTTATTGGGAAAAGAATACTGTTTGGACATCTCAAGTCTGGCATTTGACAAATTTTAGCACCGCAAAGCAAGCTTATGCAAATGAAACAATATGTGTATATTTACTTGGCACATTTTCAGAGCCTGCTAGATTGGGGTATTTACTCTCCATTTCCACCTTTTCTAATTCTTCCTCCTACCGCCCTGCAGCTGATGGACGACAAACCAAGGGAAAGTTGGATCGGACCTGGCCCCCACCCGATCCGAAGCATGTTGAAGACAACCCTGGACAAACACAGGTACAGCTCTACCTTTGTTACATCTGTCAGGCACACTGTCATCTCCATCCcagtttcctctctctctctctgacacccATAGTGTCCTTGATTAGCTTTCCACTGAAATATTAGAGCCTAAGGACAGAGTCCATTCCGTCATGTTTTCACCAATGACAGGAATGCATGTTGTTCACAAAGGTTTTCCTGGAGTTGTCATACAAAGGATGCTGTTATTCTGTATTGCTCTATTAGCaatgaaaatgaatggattATGTTTAGAACAATGGGGAAGCTGACCTTAAAGGAGCAATGCTGTGTGCACAATTCCTTCATTGTAATAGATGTCCATaatatatctgcagtaatagtgAAATGGTAGTGTTTCAAAATATGTATGAAcccagaaattattttgggtgcaCTCAAAAGCACATCTTAAAATGTAGACTAATGGTTTTCTAGTGTTTTTCTAGTGTTGGTTTGACGGCCAAATGTTGCAATTAATTTTACGTTTGTATAGATCCTACACATccctcttttaacaataatattaaaaacTGTACTGATCTGTAATgtttaaaaagtgaaaaaggATGTTGTTTCATTCAAGTTCAGTTTTGGTGAGAAAAGTGGAACATAAGCAAACCTTATGGAACCTAACCCGCTAATCAGAATATGAAAAACCACTGTCCTGTATTTTCTCTCAAGGAGACGAAGGTTTTCAAGGCAGGTGGCCAGAAAACGCCTCTGTGGCAACGATGGGAGGCAGGAATGGTGAGCGGCCCACAGCCACGGAAACAGGACTGATACTGAAgaccacacacaccagaccgTGTTATTATGACGCGTTACACCCCAGTAAACAATTAAGAGGATAGAAGTGTATGATGTATGATTGTAGCGGTAACCATGGCAAAAACTTGAATTAGTTTTAGCTGGAACATTCCATGCTTTGTAAGACTGAAAACTGTATTGTATATACCATTAcaatttaattacaaatatttacaatgtaCAAAATACGTTTTCATTTGATCTTCTAGATAAAGGTGTTAAATACTCTTCAGTGTTCATTCAAAACGACAAATAATATCCACAATTTGGATAAACGTCATGATGAAGAATTGCATTAGTGTGAAGTTGATCAAAATACTTTGAATATTcaatacaattacaaatattttaattatatctGTCTGCTCATACTGTGTACGGTACCTCTGATTTGTCCTGTCAAGCTTGGCTAATAAGTATTGTACAGTAAGTTAATAAAATATACTGAGGGAAAAACTATTGGAtaaatcaattgaatttttcaatCAATGTAATCGTACAGCTGTAACAGACTGAGGGGCAGTCCAGTGGTTCAttgccacccccccccaactcccccCCATTCGAGTTATAGCCAGCCTGTGCTATTTTGTGAAGGGGGTCGTAAGCAACATTTATAAGATCTTCAGTTTTTGGTAATTTTTCGTGTGGAATAGCtgttatttctcagaacaactATATACTGACAAGTTTCcaaagaaagttctttgtttcttgtcattttgagcctgtaattatACAGACAATTCCTGATGCTGTAGATACTAAGTTTGTCTAAAAGCCAGTTTTACTGCTActttaatcagcacagcagttttcagctgaGCTTACatccaaccctgtttccaagaacattgggacgctgcataaaaattggggggaaaaacagaatgcaatgatgtgcaaaacatccctatatttgattgaaaaaagtacaaagacaacatgtcaaatgttgaaactgaagcaTTTTATGGgttttggggaaaaaacatgCCCATGGAATTGTATCCCAGCAACGCGTTTCAAAAAAGttctttaccactgtgttgcatcacctattcttttaatgtgtgtttgggaactgaggagaccagttgttgtagttttgaaagtgaaatgtatttccattcttgcATGATTTAGGATTTCAGCTACTCAACAGTTCGGAGTCTCCTTGCCTTGTCCGGAGgacgcggtgtccatgattcccaaaaattatttcaattttgattagtcagaccacaggactgttttcagcttcacctcagtccatcttaaatgagcctGGTCCCAGGGAAGGTGGCGGTTGTGGTTTATATCtggttttaacttgcatttgtggatgcatcgACGTACTgcgttcacagacagtggttttcagaagtgttcctgagcccttgcagtgatttccactacagaatcgtgtctatttttaatgcagGGCCCACTGAGGGTTTACAGAAGTCCTGGAGGGTCAAAACAAACTTGTAGGAGTGTGAGTTCATGAAAAGTACCTGTATTCATAATAcataaattattaaatacactgacaccattttctttttcttcagcaCACTTTATGCAGTATAGTgacaaaggtaaaaaaaaaaacaagcactaACACAATTTCTCCAAGTAAGTAGTATGGGTTTCCAAAATAGCAAAAGTGGTTCACACAGTCGAAAATAATCATAGGaaattatttttacaataatgaatatgcaatgaAATACATGATtcataaaatagatttttaaggCCTGCATCAGGGACTAGTCTTGCTAAATTTGAATTCCTTAATAGTTGATCAGTGCTGCTTAATTTAACTTCTTATCACAGGTATATAAAAGCCTCAACAAACATTGGAGGAAGCAAACACGCAAGACTACTTTATCTTCCTCCATCAAGTATGACCAAAAGACATGTGTTTAAGattgacatacagtataatgCCCCATCAAGTATTCGCCCACCACTAAGACAATGAAATGTACTCCGACCCCAACACCTTTATCCACACAAGAGACCAATCATGCCACCACTGCACCTACAACAGGGACGTAGTCAAGGGGCTTTCATACGGACCATCCCaattgaagaaaacaaaaatccagattgACTAAATTCACCTAGGCAGGAAGTTTCAAGCTCAGCATAAATTACCCCCGAAAACAAGCTGAGAAAAACCTAATTGGGGAAAACCTAATCTGGGCCTACAGATTTGCAGCCCGGTGTCAGGGGGCATGTGTAAACtcttttatgaaaatatttgacGGATTAatttgtaagatatattacattaGGTCAAGTGACGTTAgataatttaatttttttttaaaacaccacCGCTTGCATTTGACCTTGCGACCTTTGGAGTGTAAGTCAGGGATGCTGCCACACGTTCACCAATTAAAGTTGGTGGATATGAGTATTTTtgtaaccttaacccaaaccttaaccccagtgctctGATACCTCACATTAACTGTAACCTGTAAATGCATTCATTTCATAACATATCAAAGGGCT
This is a stretch of genomic DNA from Esox lucius isolate fEsoLuc1 chromosome 11, fEsoLuc1.pri, whole genome shotgun sequence. It encodes these proteins:
- the LOC105013439 gene encoding uncharacterized protein LOC105013439; protein product: MATDPRASPKSPVSQDNGLWMDAGCKLAEDTDRAKGHSSFSEEKSHEVRQDVIPPPCVTTSNPNGMEEDDEVFILPPPCTDPFCPGEGGTTQTNINVSVEANSVIEAKENPRSLDGVHAEQLQSPVVDKTTVTAEEEQITGPKSRGSMDIPVLTEEPGPASVTEVDRWKEAGARSPGPSHRNVDLGIQEDTDSTPDSEPERFLGDDEATVTAPGRTDESSGDAESMDDDTLLNCVAREHWVRRDSAGADGQPRLSISRGLSGEQMTAPWPQSPASEGQEQEDVDNLTVAEDIQQGEKLLLRLHLVQQRHDGHAAQEPPPSYQAATKTGSQDTGCQEVELIEGVTEEKEEQGGREETRGERELGESVQLQTILVEEAATLFSEIQTCPLAQLRKERECTDDDQSDSGVSTDFGPVGNHDIHTSTTPIINSRAPPPQNERDIPSAVERRPSLQRSMDVANTQEGPEVLDIALMKTSLLGKTLSSKTAGQGPGRGTDWQFSKKKMQKEISQEIQRELVLVNLGKIPGVYSKGTVRQMRERKLLFEAFQQGNAEGAAKHSRPPSTAGLGKGHVFPSVLERTRSLELVSLKACSLSRTHSHQLFDIKAMQGGSGQTLTVESQHAGTGTEQHLVILESDDTVVAHYPNKDSRAQRLCRSLECLSVGGNTFSEEAATDEMSGAGPRDQGSAILRENPFYKLRPSLAMKPEVEKDIREARKREEELRRQRCSLYGVAGASGGRQDSSDDLTLDSSAKLTPSTSSLTTSADGRQTKGKLDRTWPPPDPKHVEDNPGQTQETKVFKAGGQKTPLWQRWEAGMVSGPQPRKQD